A genome region from Dendrosporobacter quercicolus includes the following:
- a CDS encoding beta-ketoacyl synthase N-terminal-like domain-containing protein, with amino-acid sequence MENVQAFRESQEPSMSAAAATVPVSVAGWVVAPGQTLPPLWLPEQPGNVADDEEGLVAAFKQRTQQRYIDKAAEQGILALHRTCVAAGVDQERIDHEPGKVGLLIATDRGPEDTRERFLNTYARRGGKSVSATLFSNCGYNIVGSNLARSYNIRGPVLTLSAAADWPLVLFCTALRLFAARRVDLLFVARAEPEGAVVICLDRQAPLRFGLTPARLDDLSRGVVLKAAPEQCQSLQSCLSGDDCIGFWVQVALQAASYFPTQPVRCKWP; translated from the coding sequence GTGGAGAACGTGCAGGCTTTTCGGGAAAGCCAGGAGCCATCCATGAGCGCAGCGGCCGCAACGGTGCCAGTGTCCGTCGCCGGCTGGGTTGTTGCCCCAGGCCAGACACTTCCACCACTTTGGCTTCCGGAGCAGCCAGGTAACGTCGCCGATGACGAGGAAGGCTTGGTGGCGGCTTTCAAACAGCGCACCCAGCAACGCTACATTGACAAGGCCGCCGAGCAGGGCATCCTGGCCCTGCACCGGACCTGCGTCGCCGCCGGGGTCGACCAGGAACGCATCGACCACGAACCTGGAAAGGTCGGACTGCTCATCGCCACGGATCGGGGACCGGAGGACACCCGGGAGCGGTTCCTGAATACCTATGCCAGAAGGGGCGGCAAGTCCGTCTCGGCGACCCTGTTTTCGAATTGCGGCTACAACATCGTGGGCTCCAACCTGGCCCGCAGCTACAATATCCGTGGACCGGTTCTGACCTTGAGCGCGGCAGCGGACTGGCCGTTAGTGCTTTTCTGCACAGCTTTGCGTCTTTTCGCGGCAAGACGAGTGGACCTGCTGTTCGTCGCCCGGGCGGAACCGGAGGGGGCCGTCGTGATTTGCCTAGACCGTCAGGCGCCATTGCGGTTTGGGCTGACTCCCGCGCGTCTAGACGACCTATCCAGAGGAGTGGTGCTGAAGGCGGCGCCGGAGCAATGCCAGTCTTTGCAATCTTGTCTTTCCGGCGACGATTGCATTGGGTTTTGGGTTCAGGTCGCCTTGCAGGCGGCGTCTTATTTTCCCACTCAACCTGTCAGGTGCAAGTGGCCATGA